The following nucleotide sequence is from Mucilaginibacter sp. cycad4.
TTCAGGCGCTTACCTGTTTCTTTATTAGTGTTAATTGAACACTAATAAATAGTGTTTATACATACTGGGTTACTTATGTTCGTGTTTTTCCTTATTTTATTGTGTAAATAACACTTAATTTAAGCGGGTACTTGCAGCAAATTAACAAGTAGTGGTTAGATATTATCTGATAAGGGAGCAGAATTAGTTTTTCAATTTAAGCAATTGTAATTTCATGATAAATCAAACCCAGATCATGAAAGTTTTACAGTTTACTATCCCGGTTCCTCACGATAGAAGTGTTATTGTTGAGAGAGTTAGTTTGCCTCATCATTATCCATATTTGCACAGGCATAAGGAAATACAATTAACCTGGATCAGGAGTGGGGAGGGGACCTTGATTGTTGGTAATAATGTACATGATTATTGTGCAGGCGATGTATTTTTAATGGGAGCAAATTTACCGCATGTTTTTAAAAGCAGCCCGGAATACTTCGAACGCAAATCCGAAAAAAAGGTTGAAGCGCTGAGCTTTTTCTTTAATCCCGAAGAAACGCTGCTCCCTCTTTTTTCTATGCCGGAGATGAAGCCTGCTTTAGCCTTTTTTCAGCACTTTAAAAATGGTTTTAAAGTGCCTGATGCAATTGTTGATAAGGTGATTAAAACCATGATTGCACTCGATAATGCATCGGGCCCGGACCAGATTATACATTTTTTTAACCTCATTGGCCATTTTACAACTGCCAAATGTAAATTCAGTGCCTTAGCTACCCAAAGTAAGCTCCCGTCTATTAAGGAAAATGAAGGGATCAGGATTGGGAAAATTTATAATTACATTATGCAACATTATAATACACCTATTGCGCTTGAGGATGTGGCCGATATAGCTTATATGACGCCTGGCTCGTTTTGCCGCTATTTTAAAAAACATACAGGCCACACTTTCATTTCATTTTTAAATGAGGTAAGGATAAATGAAGCCTGTAAGAAACTCATCGCTCATAAATTTGAAAGCATTAATCATGTGGCTTACAAATGCGGCTTTGCAAGTATTACAAACTTTAACAGGGTATTTAAATGTTTAATTGGGCTAACGCCGAAGAGCTACATCGATCGCTATAACAACAACAACGTGTTTAGCATGAACAGGGACGGAGCGTATGAAAGCTTTTTAATCCTTGCAAATAACTAAAGGGTGGGGCAATACGTATGGCTTTACACGCTGAATCAGTATAGAAGCAGGTGAGCTAATCAATTTTTCAGATGCCTCCAGATGATATCATGAACGTCAGTCGCTATCAGGTCCTGTTTTTCCAATGGGCTATCGGTAATGATCACCGGCTGATATTTTGGCGGTACGTCCACCCGGCCATGCGAGCCTTTTATCAGGGTAGCATCCAGGGGAATAACATCCATCACATACCTGAAACCCGCTTTTTTGCGCAGCAACTTATAGCCGGCGCGGAGCTTTGAGCTCATAAACATTTCAACAGGATCATAACCCGGTTTTTTATGGATGTCAACTACGCGGGCATAATCCGGGGCAAGCGCATCATCCAGCCAAAAATAATAAGTGAACCAGCTTCTTTCATCAGCAATCAGAACGAGGTCTCCGGCCCGGGGATGATCGATGTGATACGCGGCTTGCTCTTCCTGGTTAAGCACCCTTTCAACACCAGGCACGGCTTCAAGCAGTGCTTTGACCTTTGCCGTTATGCTCGCATCGTTGATGTAGACATGCGCCAGTTGGTGATCAGCTACCGCAAAGGCTTTGGAAGCGCCCGGGTCAAGTATCTCCAGTCCACGTTCAATCCTGATGCCTAACAGGTCGTTTTGCCTCAACACCCGGTTTAAATGAACCGGCCGGTCTACCGGGGAGATCCCATATTCGGAAAGGATGATGATCCCGGCATCTTTTTCCCGGTAAAAGGAAACCAGGTCTTCGATAATTTTATCAATGTCATTCAGGTCTTTGGCGATAACCGGTAAATCCGGGCCGAATTTTTGCAGGCAATAGTCCAGGTGAGGCAGGTAGATCAGCGTCAGCGTTGGGTCATGCAGCGTATCTGTTTCCATTGCAGCATCAGCTATCCAACGGCTTGATTTGATATTGGCGCCGGGCCCCCAAAACTGAAAAAGCGGAAACTGCCCGAGCTTTGCCTGGAGGTGGTCACGCAGGCCGGCGGGCTCCGAGTAACAATTCGGCATTTTTCGCCCGTCGGCGAGGTAGTTCGGCCTGGGTGTCACGGAGTAATCTGCAGAGGAGTACATATTGTACCACCAAAACATTACCGAGCTCGTGAAAGAGGGATCTTCGCTCCTGGCCTTATCCCATATTTTCTGACCCCCCACGAGTTTGTTTGATTGTTTCCAGAATTTTACTTCACAATCCGCCCGGTCGTACCACCCATTACCCACAATGCCATTGTCAACAGGAAATTTACCGGTGACGTAGGCGGACTGCATAGCGGTGGTAACAGCAGGCAATACAGGCGTTATATGCGTCAGATGCCTGTCTTTGATATATGATTTAAGAAATGGTGTATGCTCGCCGATCAGAGATGTGGATAAACCCACTACATCAATAACTACCGTTTTATTCATATTGGCTTCTCTTTTATGATATTTGCGCTTTAACCCAATCCAATTCCCGGATGATCGATTGCGTTAGGGGGGCCTTCAGCTCATCAGGCAATACACTCCAGGTATATGTTTCCACTTCCAGGTGTTGTGTAAAAGCAGCGCTCCTGAATTTGTTGAGCACCCTGACAATGTCGTTTTGTGTTGATTGCACCACACCCATATCCTCCACAAAGACAGGTACATGGAAGTGCGCACGCCATTCATTAACTACCGGGTTCCGGCTATCTGCCATGGCTTCCGGTAAATCGGGATAGCGGATCAATTCTCCACTTGCGGTTTTGGCGATCACCTGGTGCAGATACGTTGGCTCGTTGAATCTGGCAAGCGCGTCGCTCACCTCGTCCCTCGTCGCCAATTCCACCGGAAGCTGGGCCTTTAAGGCAGCACTGATCTGTATCTTGCCTACCCGTATACCTTTCGCGGCCAGTTCATCAATGACGCGCTCGTGTTCCTCATAGCCGATAGCAAAATGGCAAACATCATAGCACAGGTTAATATGTTGTTTTACAGCTGCTTCGGCATCAGCTGGAGACAGGTTGAACTGGTCTCCCAGCATTAAGACACCACGCGGTAAAAGGTCGTTCTCAAACCAATCCATGAACTCCCGGCCTGATTCCAGGAAGCCATCCGGCTCGGGTTCAATATCCAGGTGCATCAGGATCCCGGCCGAACGGTGTATTTCAAAAAGTGCAGCCGCCACCTTTAAAATATTCTCCGTGGCGATCGTCCTTGCAGTGTTCCTGGCCTTACCGGCCGCATGCCATGGTTTATAGCTTAAGGGTGAGGTTGAAATCCCTCCCTGCAAGCCTTCAGGAAGTAATCCGGCCAATATATGAAACAGGCGTAAGGTATAATCCACGCGCTCAGCTGTTGTCCAGTCCGGCGCATGCACCTCGTCCTTGACTATGGTGTTATGGAAACCGCCGTAGGGGAAACCGTTCATCGTGAAAACATAAGCATGATGATCAGACAACCATTGTTTGAACTCCGCTAAGTTATCTTCCTCTGCCAGCAAACCGAGGCTGGCCATATTGGAAAGGCGCAGGCCGATACCCATTCGTTCCTTCCCCGCAAGGGCGGTCCTGATTGCAGGGAAATGGTTTTGCAGGGCCCCGAAAGTTTCCGGCCAGTTCTCCGCGGGATGGATATTGGTACAATAGGTGAGGTGTGCTGCATTTATTTTCATGATGGCAGATGTTTGTATTATTTAAATTTGCGTTTGCTGAAGTTCGAATTGCCGGTTGTACAGGTCAATACTCGCTTGCTTCAAAAGCTGGGTATCAATTTCATGCACCTCGGCGCCTTCGCCTATAGCATTGAGTAACGTTATGGTGAGCTCTCCGCCCAAATGTTCACGAAACTCCTCCAGGCCCTGCAATACAGGGCTGTCATCTCCGCTGATCCTTAAGAGCCTGTGACTGATTTCAAAACCTAAGCTTTGGATCAGGCTTACCACGCGTTCACTGTCCGCAGCGGTTAAACGGCCGCAAAGGCAGGAATAAACCGTATCCAGGGCAATTCCCATGGCTACCGCTTCACCATGTCGGATGTTAAAACTGCTGAGATATTCCAGTTTGTGCGCGCTCCAATGCCCGAAATCCAAAGGGCGTGATGAGCCGCTTTCAAAGGGGTCGATACCGGCAATATGCTGCATGTGCAGCTGCGCGCAGCGCCAAACCAGGTAATTCATTGCTGCCGCATCGCGGCTCACGAGGGCGGGGGCATTCCGCTCTATCCAGCTGAAAAAAACAGGGTCTTTGATCAGGGCAACCTTGATCGCTTCTGATATCCCCGAACGCCAGTCACGGTCGGTCAGCGTGGTCAAAAATTGTTCATCATTAAAAACAGCGGCAGGGGGCGCGAATGTGCCCAGAAAATTCTTTTTCCCGAAATAATTGATGCTGTTCTTTACCCCGATTCCTGAATCGTTCTGAGATAGCACAGTTGTTGGTATACGGATAAGTTTTACTCCCCGGTGGGCTACAGCAGCGGCATAACCTGCCATATCCAATACGGCCCCGCCACCTATTGCGGCGATGTATGAATGCCGGTCAATACCGTAATTATTTACCGCTTCAAGGATCAAATCAAAATAACGTTCATCATTCTTTACGTACTCACCGCCGGGTATCAGCAATATATCGGGCACCAGTTGAACAGCAGTATGCGCCTGAAAATAGGAACTGATATCGGAGCATAAATGCTCATGGGCGTCAGCAACCCCCTGATCGACCACAAAAAGGATCTTCCTTGACGCGCCTGAAGTAGCAACGTTTGTCAGAAAACCGTTCATAAGGGGATTGTCGTTTGCGAATAAGGCCGAAGTAAAAAATACGTTGTAACTATATTTTACGCTGAAGTTCTGTTGCAAATGTTCCATAAAGGAAAGATCTATTGTTATTGAAATTGATTAGGTGACTGCAAATATTTTCGACAGCCACATTGAGAGCGGTAAGAGGCAGGCGATCATCAGGGCGAATGTAAGCGAGCTGAATGTGACAGACCAGGAAGCATCCATCAATATCAGGGAGATTACGCCGGCCTTTACGGCATTACCAATATTTTTGCCAATCGGCTCTCTTATGGCTATGAGCAGCGGTTTGAATATCATCCAGGTAAATGGTAAGATGAAAAGTAGTGACCATAGCAGCCGGTTATTAACGTACGAAAAGTAGCTGATAAAAGCGATGACCACAGCATACAGAAACGCTGCTATATACAGGTTGCTCTTTTTGCCGCCATGAACTTCGCCACGACTGGTCAGGGTGATTGAGAATATGTAAACCACAGGCACTAATGCCAACACAGACCAATGGTTGAGCGCATCCGGTATTATGCTGACTCCCAGCAGCAGATTTAATCCCCGGCACATCCCCATATTAAGCGGCCCGAAAAAGGGATGATGTTTGCCAAACTTGTCGTAGAACAGTGCGCAGAGCGCGATAGCTGCCGCGAGCATACCCGATGCCGCCGAAACGAGAAACGCCAACAGGATGCCTGCACTTAACAACAATGTGCCGAGCACTGAAGCTTCCGGTAAACTAACCCTGCCTGAGGGGATGGCCCGTTCAGGCCGTTCAATTTTATCAAGCTCCACATCGAAAATATCGTTAAAAACAATACCGCCGCCGTAGAGGCAGGCTGTGGAAAGGCAAAGCAGGAGGGTTGCCGGCCAGGCTGTTTCCGGTAAACTGCCCGGGACACAGGCAATAGCGGTCCCCGCCAGAATATCAGCGACCGAGGTGACAATATTGGCCGGCCGCATGAGTTGAAGATAAATGTACAGTTTCCTGAAGATCACGGTTAGCTTATGATGATGGATGATTTATCGATTCTCGGTTGCTGGCCGCCGCGCAATATACTGTTACCTTCAAATTTTACGCTTTGATCAACGTTCCTGACCGCCGCGAAATCAGTTTCATCGAGCTGTCCGCTCTGGGCAAAAGCAGCAACCGCGTTGCCGTAGGTAATCAATTGGATATCTTCGTCGCTGATGCCGCGCATTTTCATTAGTGCAGCAGTTTTCGGTACGGCCAGGGGATCACTGATGCCCCAATCAGCAGCCGAGTTGACCATGATCCGCTCCGGGCCATATTGCCTGGCGATTTCAACCATACGCTCATTACCCATTTTGGTGAATGGGTAAATCGTGAATGCGGCCCAAAAACCCCGGTCAAGGACCTCTTTAACAGTCTCCTCGTTGTTATGATCAATGATGACCTTGTAAGGATCGATGCCATGTTCTATCGCGATGTCCATACTACGGCGCGTGCCGTTTTTCTTGTCGCGGTGCGGCGTGTGGACCTGTACCGGCAGGCCGGCTTCCTTAGCCAGCTCCAGTTGCAAGCGGTAATATTTTTCTTCAGCCGCGGTTTGATCGTCGAAACCTATTTCACCGATACCCACAACACCCTCTTTATAAACAAACAGCGGAAGTAATTCCATCACCTGTTCTGCAAGGCTTTCATTGTTTGCCTCGCGGGAGTTAAGCCCTATGGTGCAGTAATGTTTAATGCCAAACTGCGATGAGCGAAATCTTTCCCAGCCAACCAGGCTGCTGTAATAATCGCGGAAGCTATCAATGCCCGTCCGGGGCTGTCCCAGCCAAAAAGCAGGTTCTATCAGCCCCACCACACCCGCATCGGCCATAGCCTGGTAGTCATCAGTAGTACGGGATGTCATATGTACATGCGGGTCAAAAAAACGCATACCTTTTGTGGTCGTTATATCAAATGACTCTGGTTTTTCGCCAGGTATTTGCTCTCTGTTTTCAAAATTGCTGCAACACATATCCCAAAGTTAATTTTTTGTACCGTTAATAAATTCGTTCCAACTCGTTTTTCTGCCCGCCGCCACCTTTAAAGCACCAGCTTTCAATAATTCTTTTGCCGGCTGAAAGCTGCTTTCAGCAATAGCTAATGCCACCGCTTCCCTTTCAAGTTCGCCTAAGCCCGTTAATACTTCCCGAATGTCCTGCAGTATCGCATCATCCATAAAGGGACTTACTAATCGCCATAGCATAGGATCTGTATCCCGGCCGGCAGATTTGCGCTCGCGCGCGTAATCGATCAATGTATGTGCAAGGCTGGCATTGGCACGCTCGTCCAATCCCGTGATCAGGTCTAGCCTTTTTTCGGTGAAAAGGGCCTTTAATACCATTTGGTTCCAGGCCGGCTCGGGTAGGTTTTCTGCCGGGTAGGGGTTGTGGTACATGATCGCTTCGAGCACAACGCCCAGATTACTGCGGTTCCCTTCCGTACAGCGCTGTACCCATATCGGGGCATAATCAAGCAGAGGTAAAGCCGAATATAAAGCGACCAATTCGTTCATTTCAGCAGCTAAAAACAGGTTCTCAATGTTCCGTTGATAACGCTCCTGATCGGTGGTATCAAGTGTTAACAACAACCATACCCTGGCAAGCCTGTCAACCGACCATCCTGCGATCGAA
It contains:
- a CDS encoding AraC family transcriptional regulator, translating into MINQTQIMKVLQFTIPVPHDRSVIVERVSLPHHYPYLHRHKEIQLTWIRSGEGTLIVGNNVHDYCAGDVFLMGANLPHVFKSSPEYFERKSEKKVEALSFFFNPEETLLPLFSMPEMKPALAFFQHFKNGFKVPDAIVDKVIKTMIALDNASGPDQIIHFFNLIGHFTTAKCKFSALATQSKLPSIKENEGIRIGKIYNYIMQHYNTPIALEDVADIAYMTPGSFCRYFKKHTGHTFISFLNEVRINEACKKLIAHKFESINHVAYKCGFASITNFNRVFKCLIGLTPKSYIDRYNNNNVFSMNRDGAYESFLILANN
- a CDS encoding alkaline phosphatase family protein, which translates into the protein MNKTVVIDVVGLSTSLIGEHTPFLKSYIKDRHLTHITPVLPAVTTAMQSAYVTGKFPVDNGIVGNGWYDRADCEVKFWKQSNKLVGGQKIWDKARSEDPSFTSSVMFWWYNMYSSADYSVTPRPNYLADGRKMPNCYSEPAGLRDHLQAKLGQFPLFQFWGPGANIKSSRWIADAAMETDTLHDPTLTLIYLPHLDYCLQKFGPDLPVIAKDLNDIDKIIEDLVSFYREKDAGIIILSEYGISPVDRPVHLNRVLRQNDLLGIRIERGLEILDPGASKAFAVADHQLAHVYINDASITAKVKALLEAVPGVERVLNQEEQAAYHIDHPRAGDLVLIADERSWFTYYFWLDDALAPDYARVVDIHKKPGYDPVEMFMSSKLRAGYKLLRKKAGFRYVMDVIPLDATLIKGSHGRVDVPPKYQPVIITDSPLEKQDLIATDVHDIIWRHLKN
- the eboE gene encoding metabolite traffic protein EboE, producing MKINAAHLTYCTNIHPAENWPETFGALQNHFPAIRTALAGKERMGIGLRLSNMASLGLLAEEDNLAEFKQWLSDHHAYVFTMNGFPYGGFHNTIVKDEVHAPDWTTAERVDYTLRLFHILAGLLPEGLQGGISTSPLSYKPWHAAGKARNTARTIATENILKVAAALFEIHRSAGILMHLDIEPEPDGFLESGREFMDWFENDLLPRGVLMLGDQFNLSPADAEAAVKQHINLCYDVCHFAIGYEEHERVIDELAAKGIRVGKIQISAALKAQLPVELATRDEVSDALARFNEPTYLHQVIAKTASGELIRYPDLPEAMADSRNPVVNEWRAHFHVPVFVEDMGVVQSTQNDIVRVLNKFRSAAFTQHLEVETYTWSVLPDELKAPLTQSIIRELDWVKAQIS
- a CDS encoding 3-dehydroquinate synthase, which gives rise to MEHLQQNFSVKYSYNVFFTSALFANDNPLMNGFLTNVATSGASRKILFVVDQGVADAHEHLCSDISSYFQAHTAVQLVPDILLIPGGEYVKNDERYFDLILEAVNNYGIDRHSYIAAIGGGAVLDMAGYAAAVAHRGVKLIRIPTTVLSQNDSGIGVKNSINYFGKKNFLGTFAPPAAVFNDEQFLTTLTDRDWRSGISEAIKVALIKDPVFFSWIERNAPALVSRDAAAMNYLVWRCAQLHMQHIAGIDPFESGSSRPLDFGHWSAHKLEYLSSFNIRHGEAVAMGIALDTVYSCLCGRLTAADSERVVSLIQSLGFEISHRLLRISGDDSPVLQGLEEFREHLGGELTITLLNAIGEGAEVHEIDTQLLKQASIDLYNRQFELQQTQI
- the eboC gene encoding UbiA-like protein EboC (EboC, a homolog the polyprenyltransferase UbiA, belongs to system of proteins involved in the trafficking of precursor metabolites to an extracytoplasmic compartment so that the biosynthesis of certain natural products, such as scytonemin, can be completed.); translation: MRPANIVTSVADILAGTAIACVPGSLPETAWPATLLLCLSTACLYGGGIVFNDIFDVELDKIERPERAIPSGRVSLPEASVLGTLLLSAGILLAFLVSAASGMLAAAIALCALFYDKFGKHHPFFGPLNMGMCRGLNLLLGVSIIPDALNHWSVLALVPVVYIFSITLTSRGEVHGGKKSNLYIAAFLYAVVIAFISYFSYVNNRLLWSLLFILPFTWMIFKPLLIAIREPIGKNIGNAVKAGVISLILMDASWSVTFSSLTFALMIACLLPLSMWLSKIFAVT
- a CDS encoding TatD family hydrolase, with amino-acid sequence MRFFDPHVHMTSRTTDDYQAMADAGVVGLIEPAFWLGQPRTGIDSFRDYYSSLVGWERFRSSQFGIKHYCTIGLNSREANNESLAEQVMELLPLFVYKEGVVGIGEIGFDDQTAAEEKYYRLQLELAKEAGLPVQVHTPHRDKKNGTRRSMDIAIEHGIDPYKVIIDHNNEETVKEVLDRGFWAAFTIYPFTKMGNERMVEIARQYGPERIMVNSAADWGISDPLAVPKTAALMKMRGISDEDIQLITYGNAVAAFAQSGQLDETDFAAVRNVDQSVKFEGNSILRGGQQPRIDKSSIIIS
- a CDS encoding EboA domain-containing protein: MFTYDIEKFKSLLTDLIARHISPDAKDWLLAQGAHAASAVAFNTAFAALPRRTGKAPVNAGPENEAGLSAIRKDFSIAGWSVDRLARVWLLLTLDTTDQERYQRNIENLFLAAEMNELVALYSALPLLDYAPIWVQRCTEGNRSNLGVVLEAIMYHNPYPAENLPEPAWNQMVLKALFTEKRLDLITGLDERANASLAHTLIDYARERKSAGRDTDPMLWRLVSPFMDDAILQDIREVLTGLGELEREAVALAIAESSFQPAKELLKAGALKVAAGRKTSWNEFINGTKN